One genomic region from Spirochaetota bacterium encodes:
- the flgE gene encoding flagellar hook protein FlgE, producing MMRSLYAGVSGLQNHQTRMDVLSNNVANVNTYGFKKGRVTFQDMLSQTLTGAARPREDKGGVNPQQVGLGMMVAAIDTIHSQGAMQVTGVNTDLALMGEGMFILKRGERSFYTRNGAFSIDKEGTLLNPANGYKVQGWQSANGADGRPVVETAATPTDIRIPVGDKDPARATANVFYHCNLRKTDETHQTDIEAYDNTGTPRQLRATMKRTGINQWQMTVDVPKATAGSVKADVAGNNGPGQNNIINLTFNDNGSLVAVADNQVAAGQTADTLNNGALSANVSFSYAGTNGEVTQSIKLHLGTSGLFDGVTQFESASTTKAIEQDGYTMGELEGFNIDDNGQVTGVYTNGNRKLLAQVAIAKFANVGGLEKAGESLFVESNNSGRANIGEAGLSGRGKIKAGTLEMSNVDLSEQFVDMIVTQRGFQANSRGITTSDQMLQEILTLKR from the coding sequence ATGATGCGCTCACTGTATGCCGGAGTTTCGGGTCTTCAGAACCATCAGACACGCATGGACGTGCTCAGCAATAACGTGGCGAACGTGAACACCTACGGCTTCAAGAAAGGCCGGGTGACGTTCCAGGACATGCTCTCGCAGACGCTCACCGGTGCGGCGCGGCCGCGCGAGGATAAGGGCGGTGTGAACCCGCAGCAGGTGGGTCTCGGCATGATGGTCGCCGCTATCGATACCATTCATTCGCAGGGCGCCATGCAGGTGACCGGTGTCAACACCGACCTTGCGCTCATGGGCGAGGGCATGTTCATATTGAAGCGCGGCGAACGCTCGTTCTACACGCGTAACGGCGCGTTCTCCATCGATAAAGAGGGAACGCTCCTCAACCCCGCCAATGGATATAAAGTGCAGGGCTGGCAGTCCGCCAACGGCGCCGATGGGCGTCCGGTAGTGGAAACGGCCGCAACACCGACGGATATACGCATTCCGGTCGGCGATAAGGACCCGGCGCGCGCGACGGCGAACGTGTTCTATCACTGTAACCTGAGAAAGACCGACGAGACGCATCAGACCGATATCGAAGCGTATGATAATACCGGCACCCCGCGCCAATTACGCGCAACGATGAAGCGTACCGGGATCAATCAATGGCAGATGACCGTCGATGTGCCCAAGGCCACCGCTGGTTCGGTGAAGGCCGATGTCGCCGGGAATAATGGTCCGGGACAGAACAATATCATCAATCTTACGTTCAATGACAACGGATCGCTCGTTGCGGTGGCGGACAATCAGGTGGCCGCCGGACAGACGGCCGATACGCTCAATAACGGTGCGCTTTCCGCGAATGTTTCGTTCTCGTACGCGGGAACCAACGGCGAAGTGACGCAGTCGATAAAGCTACATCTCGGCACGAGCGGCCTCTTTGACGGCGTTACCCAGTTCGAATCGGCCTCGACAACGAAGGCGATAGAACAGGACGGCTACACGATGGGTGAGCTTGAGGGCTTTAACATCGATGACAACGGCCAGGTGACCGGCGTGTACACCAACGGCAACAGAAAGCTCCTCGCGCAGGTCGCCATCGCGAAGTTCGCGAACGTCGGCGGTCTTGAGAAGGCGGGTGAATCGCTTTTCGTCGAGTCGAACAACTCGGGGCGCGCGAATATCGGCGAGGCAGGGCTTTCCGGCCGCGGCAAGATCAAAGCGGGCACGCTCGAGATGTCCAACGTCGACCTCTCCGAGCAGTTCGTCGATATGATCGTGACCCAGCGCGGCTTCCAGGCGAACTCGCGCGGCATAACGACGAGCGATCAGATGCTGCAGGAAATACTCACGCTCAAGCGCTAG
- a CDS encoding flagellar hook-length control protein FliK — MYAFAPVKRDQSPFDAFFASSQPQQKPERNADFSAALSKSQETANTSGELNARTDASKRSERETVERRSREKDTKDAKEARESKEAEKAEKPEARASTATDKAEAAKARIDIAITQKTLKKEPQKTVHAERGVSRGEIAKKASQEKKSAEHTHSFAESAAVMNALQQNTVKVQKKPVMEAKEAKVSRATEGKTVQSPGQYTAPQNAQKADAKAKHEVHDVKEAKASVGETKNTRERIEKAKTKNETAEAPRTENDKPTELTVTKQKDMTTPATTPVTDAKVNAQVKAEALQPLAKFQDILPQLVDRAQVMMSEGKSEITMTLKPEALGDVKMKFSLEGDTLVGDITVDSAAVKDIFDRNIDSVIQSLSDMNITVSQFSVTLKNDAEADYAAYEREFAKKSLSIGTDVPMNDTETVYALYGRTLDLII; from the coding sequence ATGTACGCATTCGCGCCAGTAAAACGCGATCAGTCGCCGTTCGACGCATTCTTCGCATCGTCGCAGCCGCAGCAGAAACCGGAAAGGAACGCCGATTTCAGCGCTGCCCTGAGTAAAAGCCAGGAAACGGCCAATACTTCGGGTGAACTCAATGCTCGTACCGATGCATCGAAAAGATCGGAACGCGAGACGGTGGAGCGGAGATCCCGCGAAAAAGATACAAAAGACGCCAAAGAGGCTCGGGAATCGAAAGAGGCAGAGAAGGCCGAAAAGCCCGAGGCACGTGCGAGCACCGCCACGGATAAGGCCGAAGCCGCGAAAGCACGCATTGACATCGCTATTACACAAAAAACACTGAAAAAAGAGCCGCAAAAGACCGTTCATGCAGAACGCGGCGTTTCCCGCGGAGAGATCGCAAAGAAAGCCTCACAGGAAAAAAAGAGCGCCGAGCACACGCATTCGTTCGCGGAAAGTGCGGCGGTGATGAATGCTTTGCAGCAGAACACGGTAAAAGTGCAGAAAAAACCCGTCATGGAAGCAAAGGAAGCGAAAGTGTCCCGCGCGACCGAGGGGAAAACCGTGCAATCGCCAGGACAATATACGGCACCCCAGAATGCACAGAAGGCGGACGCGAAGGCGAAACATGAAGTGCATGATGTGAAAGAGGCGAAGGCATCCGTCGGCGAAACGAAGAATACCCGCGAGCGCATTGAAAAAGCAAAGACAAAGAATGAAACTGCGGAAGCGCCGCGCACGGAGAACGATAAGCCGACCGAGCTTACGGTCACAAAGCAGAAGGACATGACGACGCCGGCGACCACGCCTGTTACGGATGCAAAGGTGAATGCGCAGGTGAAGGCCGAAGCGCTTCAGCCATTGGCGAAATTCCAGGATATTCTTCCGCAGCTCGTCGATCGCGCGCAGGTGATGATGTCGGAGGGTAAAAGCGAGATAACGATGACGCTCAAGCCCGAGGCGCTCGGCGATGTGAAGATGAAATTCTCCCTTGAGGGTGATACGCTCGTCGGCGATATCACCGTCGACAGCGCGGCAGTGAAGGATATCTTCGACCGCAACATCGATTCGGTGATACAGTCGTTAAGCGACATGAACATCACCGTGTCGCAGTTCAGCGTAACGCTCAAGAACGATGCCGAGGCGGATTATGCCGCGTATGAACGCGAGTTCGCCAAAAAATCGTTATCGATAGGAACGGATGTGCCGATGAATGATACGGAGACGGTGTATGCGCTCTACGGGCGCACGCTCGATCTTATCATCTAA
- a CDS encoding flagellar FlbD family protein, which produces MIKITRLDKSEIYINPHDIEFMESTPDTIITMLSGKKVIAREAADEIIARIIAYRARIVAESGNPTSAGTEH; this is translated from the coding sequence ATGATAAAGATCACACGGCTTGACAAGAGCGAGATATACATCAATCCCCATGATATCGAATTCATGGAATCGACGCCGGACACCATCATCACGATGCTCTCCGGGAAAAAGGTGATCGCGCGTGAGGCCGCCGATGAGATCATCGCGCGCATCATCGCCTATCGGGCGCGCATTGTCGCGGAGTCGGGCAATCCTACAAGTGCGGGGACGGAGCACTAG
- a CDS encoding flagellar hook capping FlgD N-terminal domain-containing protein has protein sequence MQLNTQMSFEQTKSLQKEMGAVNLANKYKRDPAKEGMGRDEFLKLLTVQMSHQDPLSPMENKEFIAQMAQFSSLEQMTHMNKSLESMKASYTQNNAYGMLGRTVDFISESGTPMKGEVTSLLIDEDSVKLNVKVGAMTTTAKVEDVLAVHK, from the coding sequence ATGCAGCTGAACACACAGATGTCGTTTGAACAGACGAAATCGCTTCAGAAAGAAATGGGCGCGGTGAATCTCGCCAACAAGTACAAACGCGATCCTGCCAAAGAAGGCATGGGCCGCGACGAGTTCCTGAAACTGCTCACCGTGCAGATGTCGCATCAGGACCCGCTCTCGCCGATGGAGAACAAAGAGTTCATCGCGCAGATGGCGCAGTTCTCATCGCTCGAGCAGATGACGCATATGAACAAGTCCCTTGAGTCGATGAAGGCTTCCTATACACAGAACAATGCCTACGGCATGCTCGGCCGCACGGTTGATTTCATCAGCGAATCGGGCACGCCGATGAAGGGCGAGGTCACATCGCTCCTCATCGATGAGGATTCGGTCAAGCTCAATGTGAAGGTCGGGGCGATGACGACGACGGCGAAGGTCGAAGACGTTCTCGCAGTTCATAAATAG
- a CDS encoding right-handed parallel beta-helix repeat-containing protein, producing MTYMRIVRFIPSALCAFCLIAHLDARGADGSIFERHAYKDIYVALSTGNDAGTGGAQSPFASIQRGIDELYRINAAGYPSRLVIRPGVYRASVYMTNTPARNDLPIIIEAIGAVMISGADIWNNGWQRENGVYRKPWPYAWSVLGKPSGWETVKMKDIVRRSEMVIVNGRPLLQASAMPARDDTFFIDDTAGMICLRTKADPNGTHDVIEVAVRPLNRGDRLMLFKNISNLLVRGLTVTHARNASFPEMACGFLGMTNLVVERCTFVQNNWGGMNTGADSSAVTIRGCGFISNGITGGAISGASNVLVEGLCAEYNNWRGIRGGFWGWGIAGNKSVRLRDAQFRNCSFSSNQTFGLWFDVYCHSIMVESSRIRGNRFSTETIEDGGYGLNFELSIGLVVSNCIIADQSTGLLSEGASNMVFIDSVFSNHTHQHMLFPMKMREQGNTGEAWWPSAMSTSGLSLFKNRIGYSRARIINVFVKDEKEHRNAGHFIADYHGDENEFYAPKNSGFTFLENGRSTNAGLSDWQRTSGQDKRSINRE from the coding sequence ATGACTTATATGCGTATCGTACGTTTCATCCCATCCGCCCTGTGCGCCTTCTGCCTCATTGCACATCTTGATGCACGCGGTGCCGACGGATCGATATTTGAACGGCATGCGTATAAGGATATATATGTTGCGCTGTCGACCGGGAACGATGCCGGCACGGGCGGCGCACAGAGCCCGTTCGCCTCGATACAAAGGGGAATTGATGAATTGTATCGGATCAACGCCGCGGGGTATCCGTCGCGGTTGGTCATACGCCCCGGTGTGTATCGTGCCTCCGTGTATATGACGAATACGCCGGCGAGGAACGATCTGCCGATTATTATCGAAGCCATCGGTGCAGTGATGATAAGCGGTGCAGATATATGGAACAATGGCTGGCAACGGGAGAACGGCGTGTACCGGAAACCATGGCCGTATGCCTGGAGTGTTTTGGGGAAGCCCTCGGGGTGGGAGACGGTAAAGATGAAGGATATAGTCAGGCGTTCCGAGATGGTCATCGTCAATGGGAGACCATTGCTGCAGGCGAGCGCCATGCCCGCGCGTGACGACACATTCTTCATCGACGACACAGCAGGGATGATCTGCCTCAGAACGAAGGCTGATCCGAACGGCACGCACGATGTCATAGAAGTAGCTGTGCGCCCGTTGAACCGCGGGGATCGGCTTATGCTGTTCAAGAACATCAGCAATCTCCTCGTCAGGGGATTGACGGTGACGCATGCGCGCAACGCATCGTTCCCCGAGATGGCATGCGGATTCCTCGGCATGACGAATCTCGTTGTCGAGCGCTGCACGTTCGTCCAGAACAACTGGGGCGGGATGAATACCGGCGCCGATTCGTCGGCGGTCACGATACGCGGCTGCGGCTTCATCAGCAACGGTATTACCGGCGGGGCGATAAGCGGGGCATCGAACGTGCTTGTCGAGGGGTTATGTGCAGAATACAATAATTGGCGCGGCATACGCGGCGGCTTCTGGGGATGGGGGATCGCGGGGAATAAAAGTGTCCGCCTTCGCGATGCGCAATTCCGCAACTGCAGTTTTTCGAGCAATCAGACCTTCGGGCTCTGGTTCGACGTGTATTGTCATTCGATAATGGTCGAGAGCAGTCGCATACGCGGCAACCGTTTCAGTACCGAAACGATAGAGGATGGCGGTTACGGTCTTAATTTCGAACTGTCGATCGGGCTTGTCGTTTCTAATTGCATCATCGCGGACCAAAGCACGGGGCTGCTGAGCGAGGGTGCATCAAATATGGTTTTTATCGATTCCGTCTTCAGCAATCACACCCATCAACATATGCTCTTTCCGATGAAAATGCGGGAACAGGGGAACACCGGTGAAGCATGGTGGCCGTCTGCCATGTCTACGTCTGGTCTTTCGCTGTTCAAGAACCGCATCGGTTACTCCCGTGCTCGAATTATCAATGTATTCGTGAAAGATGAGAAAGAGCACCGGAACGCCGGACACTTCATCGCCGACTATCATGGCGATGAGAACGAATTCTACGCGCCAAAGAACAGCGGCTTCACGTTCCTGGAGAACGGGAGATCGACCAATGCAGGATTATCCGATTGGCAGCGGACGAGCGGACAGGATAAACGGTCGATCAACAGAGAGTGA
- a CDS encoding AraC family transcriptional regulator → MIGAVAIDEAGTATVDARWTKSFFPYPHIRLYYVTAGAASIRMHVGKTVPLTPGNLYFLPAFRMFSAHCRHTMTHAYVHFSFSSPDMNSLLLNHSRLSMPVADPRTTAERFSVIIASGGNTMLAARLAGEGALLSLIAPFFSDVRSNEGSRFTSVLSHIESHIAEPVDMATLASLIPLETNYFSNLFARHFGMPPKQYIIRRRIEIACDLLWHTSKKTNEIARAVGFSSDVHFSRTFQSIMRTSPGDYRRCCSRE, encoded by the coding sequence ATGATCGGGGCTGTCGCTATCGATGAAGCGGGAACGGCGACAGTCGATGCTCGCTGGACGAAAAGCTTTTTTCCGTATCCGCATATTCGTCTTTACTATGTCACCGCCGGCGCAGCGTCGATACGGATGCATGTCGGTAAAACAGTGCCGCTCACTCCGGGGAATCTATATTTTCTCCCCGCGTTCCGCATGTTCAGCGCTCATTGCCGTCACACGATGACGCATGCGTATGTACATTTCTCATTTTCATCCCCCGATATGAATTCCCTGCTTTTGAACCATTCGCGCCTGTCTATGCCCGTGGCCGATCCGCGAACGACCGCCGAACGATTTTCCGTGATCATCGCTTCCGGCGGGAATACGATGCTTGCCGCGCGGCTTGCCGGCGAAGGTGCGCTGCTATCGCTCATCGCACCGTTCTTCAGCGATGTGCGATCGAATGAAGGGTCGCGGTTCACTTCGGTACTTTCACATATCGAATCGCATATTGCCGAACCGGTCGACATGGCGACACTTGCCTCGCTTATCCCGCTTGAAACGAATTATTTCTCGAATTTATTCGCCAGGCATTTCGGCATGCCGCCGAAGCAATACATCATCCGGCGGCGCATCGAAATCGCGTGCGATCTGTTGTGGCATACATCGAAGAAAACGAACGAAATAGCCCGCGCAGTTGGATTTTCGAGCGATGTCCATTTCTCCCGGACGTTCCAATCGATAATGCGGACGTCCCCGGGTGATTACCGGCGGTGCTGTTCACGCGAATGA
- a CDS encoding FecR domain-containing protein — protein MKKSLTAAAAAALLSLSCGGAALISGKATFVAGDASIMRAGKVTPLTLGSAVHERDSVITGTNGVAVIAFADVITVEIQHNASFDVRSIRNAKKNFYLSRGNVWAMVKKLAVDNELSIETPNSIASVRGTKFYTFDVGAIHGTCHCEGVIDYRSGNFSGTNDSDYLVFTKDGVSIVVNPSELAFVGMTGHDHSILPDSPVGYCPPKGTTLNMKKMTEYLEARLAEAKKTGKPR, from the coding sequence ATGAAAAAATCATTGACAGCCGCCGCCGCTGCGGCATTACTTTCACTATCCTGCGGGGGTGCCGCGTTGATCTCGGGGAAGGCGACCTTTGTCGCCGGTGACGCTTCGATCATGCGTGCGGGGAAGGTAACGCCGCTCACGCTCGGTTCTGCCGTTCATGAGCGTGATTCGGTCATTACCGGCACGAACGGTGTTGCCGTCATCGCATTCGCCGATGTGATCACCGTTGAGATACAGCACAATGCATCGTTCGATGTGCGTTCGATACGCAATGCGAAAAAGAATTTCTATCTTTCCAGGGGAAATGTCTGGGCCATGGTGAAGAAACTGGCCGTGGACAATGAGCTTTCGATCGAAACCCCGAATTCGATCGCATCCGTGCGCGGGACAAAATTCTATACCTTCGATGTCGGCGCCATTCACGGCACCTGCCATTGCGAGGGCGTCATCGATTACCGCTCGGGGAATTTTTCCGGCACCAATGATTCGGATTATCTTGTCTTCACGAAGGACGGCGTGTCCATCGTTGTAAATCCGTCGGAACTCGCATTCGTCGGCATGACCGGCCATGATCATTCCATTCTTCCCGACAGCCCCGTGGGCTACTGTCCGCCGAAGGGTACAACGCTTAACATGAAAAAGATGACCGAGTATCTGGAAGCGCGTCTTGCAGAGGCGAAAAAGACAGGCAAGCCCCGCTAG
- a CDS encoding AraC family transcriptional regulator produces MKRIIAVNRTHAPGRENPLHAHDVWEIVLYTGGSGSILLSDGDRELAPGTICCFPPDAAHGERSKRGYDSMWIMFDGFAVAGDTAMIIVDPPHGPCRSLAELLYHEYRLNEKNPVCMDVLSLFIGYIMRLASHSAEDARVEAIKHMLIANIGNADFRLNRSLGMLGSPATLHALFKKAVGVSPLQHLIDLRIRDSKPLLSIRGLTLRAVSRQVGFRDPYHFSRAFKQKTGMPPAKYRAQH; encoded by the coding sequence ATGAAACGCATCATCGCCGTCAATCGCACCCATGCACCGGGGCGTGAGAACCCCCTGCATGCCCATGATGTATGGGAAATAGTGCTCTATACCGGCGGTTCGGGGAGCATACTGCTTTCCGATGGTGACCGCGAACTTGCGCCGGGCACGATATGCTGTTTCCCGCCCGATGCCGCCCATGGTGAGCGATCGAAGCGCGGGTACGACAGCATGTGGATAATGTTCGACGGCTTTGCCGTTGCCGGGGATACGGCAATGATCATCGTTGATCCGCCGCATGGGCCGTGCCGCTCTTTGGCTGAGCTTCTCTATCATGAGTACCGGCTGAACGAAAAGAACCCGGTGTGTATGGATGTGCTTTCGCTCTTCATCGGCTACATCATGCGGCTCGCATCGCATTCGGCCGAGGACGCGCGTGTGGAAGCGATAAAACATATGCTGATAGCGAATATCGGGAATGCGGATTTTCGGCTTAATCGCTCCCTCGGTATGCTCGGCAGCCCTGCAACGCTCCATGCGCTTTTTAAGAAAGCCGTCGGCGTTTCGCCGCTGCAGCACCTCATCGATCTGCGTATACGCGACAGCAAGCCGCTCTTATCGATACGCGGGCTTACGCTTCGCGCGGTATCGCGACAGGTTGGCTTTCGCGACCCGTATCATTTCTCGCGCGCATTCAAGCAGAAGACGGGTATGCCGCCTGCGAAATATCGGGCACAACACTGA
- a CDS encoding alpha/beta fold hydrolase, whose amino-acid sequence MELMKGWEPFSYTKKSDVGVLVLQGYTGSTSSVRPLGDYLGKFYNVEGPRLSGHGTRWQDLNRVHWEDWVADAETALALLKRRAKRIFIAGLSMGGTISLYLAERHREINGIVLVNHLLILKNPLLPILPILKLIVPAVKAIASDMMDPTQKEIGYDHTPLKGLAETMKMASIVKRGLADIRKPILIFKSKDDHVVPVDGAPYTYERVSSRDKELVWLTNSRHVATMDYDKTIIMERTRGFIERVG is encoded by the coding sequence ATGGAGTTAATGAAGGGTTGGGAGCCGTTCTCATATACGAAAAAGTCCGACGTCGGCGTGCTCGTGCTGCAGGGATACACCGGCTCAACGAGCAGCGTGCGTCCGCTCGGGGACTATCTCGGGAAATTCTACAATGTAGAGGGACCGCGTCTCTCCGGGCACGGCACGCGCTGGCAGGACTTGAACCGTGTGCACTGGGAGGACTGGGTCGCCGATGCCGAGACAGCGCTTGCGCTCCTCAAACGACGCGCAAAGAGGATATTCATCGCGGGGCTTTCCATGGGCGGAACGATCTCGCTCTATCTCGCTGAACGGCACAGGGAGATCAATGGTATCGTTCTTGTCAATCATCTCCTTATTCTGAAGAATCCGCTGCTCCCCATTCTGCCGATACTAAAGCTCATCGTACCGGCGGTGAAAGCGATAGCGAGCGATATGATGGATCCGACGCAGAAAGAGATAGGGTACGATCACACACCGCTTAAGGGCCTTGCGGAAACGATGAAAATGGCATCGATCGTCAAACGCGGTCTTGCGGACATTCGAAAACCGATACTTATCTTCAAATCGAAGGATGATCATGTCGTTCCTGTCGACGGCGCGCCGTATACGTACGAGCGTGTGTCGTCACGTGACAAGGAGCTTGTGTGGCTCACGAACTCGCGCCATGTGGCAACGATGGATTATGATAAGACCATCATTATGGAGAGAACGAGGGGATTTATTGAGAGGGTGGGGTAG
- a CDS encoding arylsulfatase: MSKRRPNIIFVLTDDQGYGDLGCTGDPVLKTPAIDAFAAESIRFTNYHVGPTCAPTRSGIMTGHYANSTGVWHTVGGRSLLRGNETTIADIFAENGYRTGLFGKWHLGDNYPYRPEDRGFHEVITHGGGGIANTPDYWGNDYFDDTYRANGEMKKFDGYCTDVWFSEAMQFIERNKKDPFLCFITPNAPHTPYNVDPKYRDMYRGKVPTGRDSFYGMITNIDENFALLREHIRALGIEDDTILVFTTDNGTGCHISGGNNAGLRGMKGSEYDGGHRVPFFIRWPSGGFTQARDIDTLTANIDILPTFMDLAGIDTAKYDRLNFHGESVKPLLTGEKTGSRERVIVTDSQRLTQPVKWKQSSVMTDRWRLINGRELYAMESDRAQAYDIAEKYPDVVARLRSEYERWWDIVSKQFDEEIPIPIGTDGSEVCLTCHDIRAETGHIAYNQGLVRQGKGGTGHFEIMVERSGTYRIELRRWPKELGNGVTDTAMNADYCIDAVPENERYQYEGGTALPFVYASLTIGSRTHTMEVKQNSPSAVFDAALQEGSTHLDARFIASESLVRGAYYVYVSWKKSIK, from the coding sequence ATGAGTAAACGACGGCCAAATATCATTTTCGTTCTCACCGATGACCAGGGTTACGGCGATCTCGGCTGTACCGGCGATCCAGTACTGAAAACCCCCGCTATCGATGCATTCGCCGCTGAGAGCATTCGGTTCACGAATTATCATGTGGGGCCGACATGCGCACCGACCAGAAGCGGCATCATGACCGGCCATTACGCGAACTCGACGGGCGTCTGGCATACGGTGGGCGGGCGGTCGCTCCTTCGCGGTAATGAAACGACGATAGCGGATATTTTCGCGGAGAACGGCTACCGCACGGGGCTCTTCGGTAAATGGCATCTCGGTGATAATTATCCCTACCGTCCCGAGGACCGCGGTTTCCATGAAGTGATAACGCACGGCGGCGGCGGTATTGCGAATACACCGGACTATTGGGGCAATGATTATTTCGACGATACGTACCGCGCGAACGGAGAGATGAAGAAATTCGATGGATACTGTACCGACGTATGGTTCTCGGAAGCGATGCAATTCATCGAGCGGAATAAAAAAGATCCGTTCCTGTGCTTCATCACGCCCAATGCGCCGCATACGCCGTACAATGTCGATCCGAAATACCGCGATATGTATCGCGGGAAAGTACCCACCGGCCGCGATTCGTTCTACGGCATGATAACCAATATCGATGAGAATTTCGCGCTGTTGCGGGAACATATCCGTGCGCTCGGCATTGAGGATGATACGATACTCGTGTTCACCACCGATAATGGTACGGGCTGTCATATTTCCGGCGGGAACAATGCAGGTCTTCGCGGGATGAAAGGGAGCGAGTACGACGGCGGACACCGCGTGCCGTTCTTCATACGCTGGCCCAGCGGCGGCTTCACGCAAGCGCGCGATATAGATACGCTTACGGCGAATATCGATATTCTGCCGACGTTCATGGATCTTGCCGGCATCGATACGGCGAAATATGATCGTTTGAATTTTCACGGCGAGAGCGTGAAGCCGCTTCTTACCGGAGAAAAGACGGGCTCACGGGAGCGCGTCATCGTTACCGATTCGCAAAGGCTCACACAGCCGGTAAAATGGAAGCAGTCATCGGTTATGACCGATCGCTGGCGGCTTATCAACGGCCGCGAGCTCTACGCCATGGAGAGCGACCGCGCACAGGCATATGATATCGCCGAAAAGTATCCCGATGTCGTTGCACGGCTCCGCAGCGAGTATGAGCGATGGTGGGACATCGTATCGAAGCAATTCGACGAAGAGATACCGATACCCATCGGCACGGACGGGAGCGAGGTATGCCTTACCTGTCACGATATACGCGCGGAAACCGGACATATCGCCTATAATCAGGGATTGGTGCGCCAGGGAAAAGGGGGCACCGGTCACTTTGAGATAATGGTCGAACGTTCGGGGACCTACCGCATTGAGCTCAGGCGCTGGCCGAAAGAGCTCGGCAATGGAGTGACCGACACCGCGATGAACGCCGATTACTGTATCGATGCGGTGCCCGAGAACGAGCGATATCAGTACGAGGGCGGTACCGCGCTGCCGTTCGTCTATGCATCGCTCACTATCGGCAGCAGAACGCATACTATGGAAGTAAAACAAAATTCACCCAGCGCGGTATTCGATGCGGCTTTGCAGGAAGGGTCGACACATCTGGATGCACGGTTCATAGCATCAGAATCGCTTGTGCGGGGGGCGTATTATGTGTATGTCAGTTGGAAAAAAAGCATCAAGTAA